From one Scophthalmus maximus strain ysfricsl-2021 chromosome 19, ASM2237912v1, whole genome shotgun sequence genomic stretch:
- the LOC118314066 gene encoding protein FAM214B yields the protein MRHIHVELAHKKAPLELPAQEGDLPPPTAPTQGLDPGVRPGAPRHFGQEELRLQKVYQLSIFSQLGGFSTSTESNTDAQQRPVRLGVKRGLEEPQLTHKRPHLGDSSDTEALEGGVLCGPAPAQGVGMGLATGPGGPGSLYSCTQMEHRDSEGGLSPRSPPLSPSHTPSRRPTQHNHDKPIPDVFAPLSPKSSPIFDHHGHLSDQGHSFGSSARTESPNGGRTPTYSLSSPGNESCTNGSSGGQPSPHLYEMSTYETPNPASPTSPPGPFSPPHHTELQEPGEATEWEVGLESSPPERSATQAAASSSNGLASWEKTPSSNGHRLSSGGHWPAKKRLLSPSDTGESCSEDEGPSTSKRSRLSLLAPGLGPASCRSTDAKAAPYWNHLLPSAWDRSKTSTDCTRSGRRIKSGLRLKSRQLRSGRHTDTGRSTRSNWPSSSISRSLLGNFEESILKGRFSPSGQIEGFTAEIGASGSYCPQHVTLPVQVTYYDISEQSAPSPFLGVMSLEPLGKKGYSVPKAGTIQVTLFNPNKTVVKMFLATYNFDDMPVNHMTFLRHRIFLVPVEEEEAEGKGEGPPGGGALDRKKTLCYLMHLRFQSSKSGKIYLHNDIRLLFSRKSIEVDSGISYELKSFTEVPRNPKYSPRV from the exons ATGCGGCACATTCATGTGGAGTTAGCCCACAAAAAGGCTCCATTAGAGCTTCCAGCCCAGGAGGGGGACCTGCCTCCGCCTACAGCCCCGACACAGGGCCTAGACCCTGGGGTAAGACCAGGGGCTCCCAGACACTTTGGCCAGGAGGAATTGCGGCTCCAAAAGGTCTACCagctctccatcttctcccagTTGGGGGGATTTTCTACCTCCACAGAATCCAACACTGATGCCCAACAGAGGCCTGTCCGGCTGGGTGTGAAAAGGGGGCTAGAGGAGCCCCAGTTGACTCATAAGCGCCCTCACCTGGGAGACTCCTCAGACACGGAGGCACTGGAGGGAGGGGTGCTGTGTGGGCCAGCCCCAGCACAGGGTGTTGGTATGGGATTAGCGACGGGCCCTGGTGGGCCTGGTTCTTTATACTCTTGCACACAGATGGAGCACAGGGACTCTGAGGGGGGGCTGTCACCCAGGTCTCCACCCCTCTCCCCAAGCCACACACCCTCCCGACGCCCAACTCAGCACAATCACGATAAGCCCATTCCTGATGTATTTGCTCCACTCTCACCTAAATCGTCCCCAATTTTTGACCATCATGGTCATCTCTCCGACCAGGGCCACTCCTTCGGAAGCTCAGCCAGGACCGAGTCTCCTAATGGGGGCCGTACACCCACCTACTCTCTCAGTAGCCCTGGAAATGAGAGCTGTACTAATGGCTCATCTGGAGGCCAACCCAGCCCCCACCTATATGAAATGTCCACATACGAAACTCCCAACCCTGCTAGTCCCACCAGTCCTCCAGGCCCCTTCTCTCCCCCACaccacacagagctgcaggaacCTGGGGAGGCCACCGAATGGGAAGTTGGACTTGAATCCTCCCCACCCGAGCGAAGTGCCACCCAGGCGGCCGCGTCCTCCTCCAATGGCCTGGCCTCCTGGGAGAAAACACCCAGCAGCAATGGCCACCGTCTCTCCTCCGGAGGCCACTGGCCGGCCAAAAAGAGGCTGCTGTCCCCAAGCGACACAGGGGAGTCATGTTCAGAAGACGAGGGACCCTCCACATCCAAGAGAAGCAGGCTGTCACTGCTGGCTCCGGGACTCGGCCCTGCCTCGTGTCGCAGCACTGATGCCAAAGCTGCCCCTTACTGGAACCACCTGCTGCCCTCTGCATGGGATCGCTCTAAG ACTTCCACAGACTGCACAAGATCAGGGAGACGAATTAAAAGTGGACTGCGCCTGAAAAG TCGCCAGCTGCGCAGCGGCAGACACACCGACACCGGGCGCTCCACGCGTTCCAACTGGCCCTCATCCTCCATCAGCAGATCGCTACTCGGCAACTTTGAG GAGTCCATTCTGAAGGGACGATTCTCCCCGTCTGGCCAGATCGAAGGCTTCACGGCGGAGATCGGGGCCAGCGGCTCCTATTGCCCACAGCACGTTACCCTGCCGGTGCAGGTTACGTACTACGACATCTCAGAGCAGAGCGCTCCCTCGCCCTTCCTG GGGGTAATGTCCCTCGAGCCTCTCGGAAAGAAAGGATACAGCGTACCCAAAGCAGGGACCATTCAAGTG ACCTTATTTAATCCCAACAAAACTGTGGTGAAGATGTTCCTGGCGACCTACAACTTCGACGACATGCCCGTCAATCACATGACCTTCCTGCGCCATCGCATCTTCCTGGTGcccgtggaggaggaggaggccgaggggAAAGGCGAGGGGCCTCCGGGGGGCGGAGCTCTAGACAGGAAGAAAACCCTCTGCTACCTGATGCATCTCAG ATTCCAGAGCTCCAAATCTGGGAAGATCTACTTGCACAACGATATCCGGCTGCTATTCTCCCGCAAATCCATCGAGGTGGACTCGGGGATCTCTTATGAGCTGAAATCTTTCACCGAGGTGCCAAGAAACCCTAAGTACTCCCCCCGCGTGTGA